The following coding sequences lie in one Mesorhizobium sp. NZP2298 genomic window:
- the rplN gene encoding 50S ribosomal protein L14 produces MIQMQTNLDVADNSGARRVMCIKVLGGSKRKYASVGDIIVVSIKEAIPRGRVKKGDVMKAVVVRTAKDIRRPDGSVIRFDKNAAVLVDNKKEPIGTRIFGPVPRELRAKNHMKIISLAPEVL; encoded by the coding sequence ATGATTCAGATGCAAACAAACCTCGACGTGGCGGATAATTCCGGCGCGCGTCGTGTCATGTGCATCAAGGTGCTGGGCGGCTCGAAGCGGAAATACGCTTCCGTGGGCGACATCATCGTGGTGTCCATCAAGGAAGCCATTCCGCGCGGCCGCGTTAAGAAGGGCGATGTGATGAAGGCGGTCGTGGTTCGCACGGCCAAGGACATCCGCCGCCCGGACGGCAGCGTGATCCGTTTCGACAAGAACGCGGCCGTTCTCGTCGACAACAAGAAAGAGCCGATCGGCACGCGTATCTTCGGACCGGTTCCGCGCGAACTCCGCGCCAAGAACCACATGAAGATCATCTCGCTCGCGCCTGAAGTGCTGTAA
- the rplB gene encoding 50S ribosomal protein L2 — translation MALKKFNPVTPSTRQLVIVDRSGLYKGKPVKGLTEGLTKSGGRNNYGRITARFIGGGHKRSYRIIDFKRRKFDVVGTVERIEYDPNRTAFIALIKYDDGELSYIIAPQRLAAGDKIVAGEAVDVKPGNAMPLASMPVGTIVHNIELKPGKGGQVARSAGGYAQLVGRDQGMAILRLNSGEQRVVHGSCMATVGAVSNPDHGNINDGKAGRTVWRGKRPHNRGVTMNPVDHPHGGGEGRTSGGRHPVSPWGKPTKGKKTRSNKATDKFILRSRHQRKS, via the coding sequence ATGGCACTGAAAAAATTCAACCCGGTAACGCCGAGCACCCGTCAGCTGGTCATCGTCGACCGCTCGGGCCTCTACAAGGGCAAGCCCGTCAAGGGTCTGACCGAGGGCCTGACCAAGTCGGGCGGCCGCAACAATTACGGCCGCATCACCGCCCGCTTCATCGGCGGTGGTCACAAACGTTCGTACCGCATCATCGACTTCAAGCGCCGCAAGTTCGACGTCGTCGGCACGGTCGAGCGCATTGAATACGATCCGAACCGCACCGCTTTCATCGCGCTGATCAAGTACGACGATGGCGAGCTGTCCTACATCATCGCCCCGCAGCGCCTTGCCGCCGGCGACAAGATCGTGGCTGGCGAAGCGGTCGACGTGAAGCCGGGCAATGCGATGCCGCTGGCATCGATGCCGGTCGGCACGATCGTCCACAACATCGAGCTGAAGCCGGGCAAGGGCGGCCAGGTTGCCCGTTCGGCTGGCGGTTACGCCCAGCTCGTCGGTCGCGACCAGGGCATGGCGATCCTGCGCCTCAACTCGGGCGAGCAGCGTGTCGTTCACGGCTCCTGCATGGCCACGGTCGGCGCCGTGTCGAACCCCGACCACGGCAACATCAACGATGGCAAGGCCGGCCGCACGGTTTGGCGCGGCAAGCGCCCGCACAATCGCGGCGTGACCATGAACCCGGTCGACCATCCGCACGGCGGTGGTGAAGGCCGCACCTCCGGTGGCCGTCATCCGGTCAGCCCGTGGGGCAAGCCGACCAAGGGCAAGAAGACGCGGTCCAACAAGGCGACCGACAAGTTCATCCTGCGCTCGCGCCATCAGCGCAAGAGCTAA
- the rplP gene encoding 50S ribosomal protein L16, whose amino-acid sequence MLQPKRTKFRKQFKGRIHGTAKGGTNLDFGGFGLKALEPNRVTAREIEAARRAITREMKRAGRVWIRIFPDLPVTSKPTEVRMGKGKGAVDYWAARVKPGRIMFEIDGVSEETAREALRLGAAKLSVRTRFVQRIAE is encoded by the coding sequence ATGCTGCAGCCAAAGCGCACAAAGTTCCGCAAGCAGTTCAAGGGCCGTATCCATGGTACCGCAAAGGGCGGCACCAACCTGGATTTCGGTGGTTTCGGGCTGAAGGCGCTTGAGCCGAACCGCGTCACCGCGCGTGAGATCGAGGCGGCCCGCCGCGCGATCACCCGCGAAATGAAGCGCGCTGGCCGCGTCTGGATCCGTATTTTCCCGGATCTGCCGGTCACGTCGAAGCCGACCGAAGTCCGCATGGGCAAGGGCAAGGGCGCCGTCGACTACTGGGCGGCGCGCGTCAAGCCGGGCCGCATCATGTTCGAGATCGACGGCGTCAGTGAAGAAACCGCCCGTGAGGCGCTGCGTCTCGGCGCGGCCAAGCTCTCGGTCAGGACGCGCTTCGTACAGCGCATCGCAGAATAA
- the rpsS gene encoding 30S ribosomal protein S19 — MTRSIWKGPFIDGYLLKKVDKVREGGRNEVIKMWSRRSTILPQFVGFTFGVYNGQKHVPVSVNEDMVGHKFGEFAPTRTYYGHGADKKAKRK; from the coding sequence GTGACTCGTTCTATTTGGAAAGGCCCCTTCATCGACGGCTACCTTCTCAAGAAGGTGGACAAGGTTCGTGAAGGTGGTCGCAATGAGGTGATCAAGATGTGGAGCCGTCGCTCCACCATCCTGCCGCAGTTCGTCGGCTTCACCTTCGGTGTCTACAACGGCCAGAAGCATGTTCCCGTTTCGGTGAACGAGGACATGGTCGGTCATAAGTTCGGTGAATTCGCTCCGACGCGGACTTATTACGGTCACGGCGCGGATAAGAAGGCGAAGAGGAAATAA
- the rpmD gene encoding 50S ribosomal protein L30: protein MAKKATKTITVEQIGSPIRRPKEQRATLVGLGLNKMHKQRTLEDTPSVRGMIAAVQHLVRVVDEG from the coding sequence ATGGCCAAGAAAGCAACCAAGACCATCACCGTTGAGCAGATCGGTTCGCCGATCCGCCGTCCGAAGGAACAGCGCGCGACGCTGGTCGGCCTCGGCCTCAACAAGATGCACAAGCAGCGCACGCTGGAAGATACGCCTTCCGTGCGCGGCATGATCGCCGCCGTTCAGCATCTCGTCCGCGTCGTGGACGAGGGCTGA
- the rpmC gene encoding 50S ribosomal protein L29, which translates to MKAEDIRTKTQDQLTDDLASLKKEQFNLRFQKATGQLEKTARVRQVRKDIARIKTIAAEKSAAKKA; encoded by the coding sequence ATGAAAGCCGAAGACATCCGGACCAAGACCCAGGACCAGCTGACCGACGATTTGGCCAGCCTGAAGAAGGAGCAGTTCAATCTGCGCTTCCAGAAGGCCACCGGCCAGCTCGAGAAGACCGCGCGCGTGAGGCAGGTCCGCAAGGACATTGCGCGTATCAAGACCATCGCTGCGGAAAAGTCCGCGGCCAAGAAGGCTTAA
- the rplF gene encoding 50S ribosomal protein L6 yields MSRIGKKPVSLPQGVTATVNGQTVTAKGPKGELKFVVNDEVLVKMEGSEIAVQPRDQTKTARSKWGMSRTQIVNILQGVKDGFEKKLEITGVGYRAALQGKNLQLALGFSHDVVYETPAGITITVPKPTEITVAGIDKQQVGQVAAEIREYRGPEPYKGKGVRYAGEKIVRKEGKKK; encoded by the coding sequence ATGTCTCGTATTGGAAAGAAACCCGTTTCGCTGCCGCAGGGCGTGACCGCGACCGTCAACGGCCAGACCGTTACGGCGAAGGGCCCCAAGGGCGAGCTGAAGTTCGTGGTGAACGACGAAGTCCTGGTCAAGATGGAAGGCAGCGAAATCGCTGTCCAGCCGCGCGATCAGACCAAGACCGCCCGCTCCAAGTGGGGCATGTCGCGCACGCAGATCGTCAACATCCTGCAGGGCGTGAAGGACGGCTTCGAGAAGAAGCTCGAGATCACCGGCGTCGGCTACCGCGCTGCACTTCAGGGCAAAAACCTGCAGCTGGCACTTGGCTTCAGCCATGACGTCGTCTACGAGACGCCGGCCGGCATCACCATCACCGTGCCGAAGCCGACCGAGATCACCGTGGCCGGCATCGACAAGCAGCAGGTTGGTCAGGTGGCTGCCGAGATCCGCGAATACCGCGGTCCCGAGCCCTACAAGGGCAAGGGTGTACGCTACGCTGGCGAGAAGATCGTCCGCAAGGAAGGCAAGAAGAAGTAG
- the rplX gene encoding 50S ribosomal protein L24, translating into MQKIRKGDKVVVLAGKDKGRSGEVLSVQPKDDTALVRGVNMIRRHQKQSQSQEGGIITKEAPIQLSNIALADPKDGKPTRVGFVFQKDGKKVRVAKRSGEVING; encoded by the coding sequence ATGCAAAAGATTAGAAAAGGCGACAAGGTCGTCGTGCTGGCCGGCAAGGACAAGGGCCGTTCGGGCGAAGTCCTCTCGGTTCAGCCGAAGGATGACACCGCGCTGGTGCGCGGCGTCAACATGATCCGTCGTCACCAGAAGCAGTCCCAGTCCCAGGAGGGCGGGATCATCACCAAGGAAGCGCCGATCCAGCTGTCGAACATCGCGCTGGCCGACCCCAAGGATGGCAAGCCGACCCGCGTCGGTTTCGTCTTCCAGAAGGACGGCAAGAAGGTGCGCGTCGCCAAGCGCTCGGGAGAAGTCATCAATGGCTAA
- a CDS encoding 50S ribosomal protein L23, which translates to MTDLRHYDVIVSPAITEKSTMASEQNQVVFNVAKKASKPEIKAAVEALFGVKVMAVNTLVRKGKIKRFRGTIGRQSDVKKAIVTLADGQSIDVATGL; encoded by the coding sequence ATGACCGACCTTCGTCACTACGACGTGATCGTCAGCCCGGCGATCACCGAAAAGTCGACCATGGCTTCCGAGCAGAACCAGGTCGTCTTCAACGTCGCCAAGAAGGCGTCGAAGCCGGAAATCAAGGCCGCCGTCGAAGCGCTGTTCGGCGTCAAGGTGATGGCCGTGAACACGCTTGTCCGCAAGGGCAAGATCAAGCGCTTCCGCGGCACGATCGGCCGCCAGAGCGACGTCAAGAAGGCGATCGTGACGCTGGCCGACGGCCAGTCGATCGACGTCGCGACGGGTCTCTGA
- the rpsN gene encoding 30S ribosomal protein S14, whose amino-acid sequence MAKTSSVEKNNRRRKLADQYGPKRAALKAIIMDQSKPMEERFRAQLKLAALPRNSAKIRIRNRCEVTGRPRAYYRKLKVSRIALRDLGNNGQIPGLVKSSW is encoded by the coding sequence ATGGCAAAGACCAGCTCAGTCGAGAAGAACAACAGGCGCCGCAAGCTTGCCGACCAGTACGGTCCCAAGCGCGCTGCCCTGAAGGCGATCATCATGGATCAGTCCAAGCCGATGGAAGAGCGCTTCCGCGCTCAGCTCAAGCTTGCTGCCCTGCCGCGCAACTCGGCCAAGATCCGCATCCGCAACCGCTGCGAAGTCACCGGCCGCCCGCGTGCCTACTATCGCAAGCTCAAAGTATCGCGCATCGCGCTTCGTGATCTCGGCAATAACGGCCAGATCCCGGGCCTGGTCAAGTCGAGCTGGTAA
- the rplV gene encoding 50S ribosomal protein L22 produces MGKAKAPRRLADNEARAVLRTIRISPQKLNLVAALIRGKKVATALSDLEFSAKRISGTVKKTLESAIANAENNHDLDVDALVVAEAYVGKSIVMKRFHARGRGRASRIEKPFSHLTIVVREVEEKGEAA; encoded by the coding sequence ATGGGCAAGGCCAAAGCTCCGCGCAGGCTTGCTGATAACGAAGCGCGCGCCGTGTTGCGCACGATCCGTATCAGCCCGCAGAAGCTGAACCTCGTTGCCGCGCTGATCCGCGGCAAGAAGGTCGCGACAGCGCTTTCCGACCTCGAATTCTCGGCCAAGCGGATTTCCGGCACGGTCAAGAAGACGCTGGAATCGGCGATCGCCAACGCGGAAAACAACCACGACCTCGACGTCGATGCGCTGGTGGTGGCGGAAGCCTATGTCGGCAAGTCGATTGTCATGAAGCGGTTCCACGCTCGTGGCCGTGGTCGCGCCAGCCGTATCGAGAAGCCGTTCTCGCACCTCACGATCGTCGTTCGTGAAGTCGAAGAAAAAGGGGAGGCCGCATAA
- the rpsE gene encoding 30S ribosomal protein S5 → MAQERREGGRGREREERDDGMVDKLVHINRVAKVVKGGRRFGFAALVVVGDQKGRVGFGHGKAREVPEAIRKATESAKRDMIFVPLRSGRTLHHDVEGRWGAGRVLLRAAKQGTGIIAGGPMRAVFETLGMHDVVAKSMGSSNPYNMVRATFDALKSQMHPKDVAAARGIKYSTLQARRGTAVAAEE, encoded by the coding sequence ATGGCACAGGAACGTAGGGAAGGCGGCCGCGGCCGCGAGCGTGAAGAGCGCGACGACGGCATGGTGGACAAGCTGGTCCACATCAATCGCGTGGCCAAGGTCGTCAAGGGTGGTCGTCGCTTCGGCTTCGCCGCACTAGTCGTCGTCGGCGACCAGAAGGGCCGCGTCGGCTTTGGTCACGGCAAGGCGCGCGAAGTGCCGGAAGCGATCCGCAAGGCAACCGAGTCCGCGAAGCGCGACATGATCTTCGTGCCGCTGCGCTCGGGTCGCACGCTGCATCACGACGTCGAGGGACGCTGGGGCGCCGGACGCGTTCTGCTGCGTGCCGCCAAGCAGGGTACCGGCATCATCGCCGGCGGCCCGATGCGCGCCGTCTTCGAGACGCTCGGCATGCATGACGTGGTCGCCAAGTCGATGGGGTCGTCGAACCCTTACAACATGGTCCGCGCCACCTTCGACGCGCTCAAGAGCCAGATGCATCCCAAGGATGTCGCTGCCGCTCGCGGCATCAAGTATTCGACCCTTCAGGCCCGCCGCGGCACCGCCGTTGCGGCTGAAGAATAG
- the rplO gene encoding 50S ribosomal protein L15, which produces MKLNDLRDKDGATHSKKRLGRGIGSGSGKTAGRGVKGQKARSGVAINGFEGGQMPLYRRLPKRGFNNLFAKSFVVVSLARIQEAVDAKKLDAKATVTAEALVAAGVIRRVKDGVRVLSDGELKAKLAFDVAGASKAAIEKIEKAGGSVKLPEKAAAE; this is translated from the coding sequence ATGAAACTCAACGATCTGCGTGACAAGGACGGCGCGACGCACTCCAAGAAGCGTCTCGGCCGCGGCATCGGTTCCGGCTCGGGCAAGACCGCCGGTCGCGGCGTCAAGGGCCAGAAGGCACGCTCCGGCGTCGCCATCAACGGCTTCGAGGGCGGCCAGATGCCGCTCTACAGGCGCCTGCCGAAGCGCGGCTTCAACAACCTCTTCGCCAAGAGCTTCGTTGTCGTCTCGCTGGCTCGTATCCAGGAAGCCGTCGACGCCAAGAAGCTTGACGCCAAGGCAACCGTGACGGCCGAGGCGCTTGTCGCCGCCGGCGTCATCCGCCGCGTCAAGGATGGCGTACGCGTGCTGTCCGACGGCGAGCTCAAGGCAAAGCTCGCCTTCGACGTGGCCGGCGCCTCCAAGGCCGCGATCGAGAAGATCGAGAAGGCCGGCGGCTCGGTCAAGTTGCCGGAAAAGGCAGCTGCCGAGTAA
- the rplE gene encoding 50S ribosomal protein L5: MAKAQTKQATATNTPRLKQVYNETIRKALQEQFGYDNDMQVPRLDKIVLNMGVGEATADSKKPSVAAEDLALIAGQKAVVTRARNSIAGFKVRENMPIGAKVTLRKERMYEFLDRLVNIALPRVRDFRGLNPKSFDGRGNYAMGIKEHIVFPEINYDKVDQIWGMDVIVCTTAKTDDEARALLKAFNFPFRQ, encoded by the coding sequence ATGGCTAAGGCTCAAACCAAGCAGGCTACTGCAACCAACACGCCGCGCCTCAAGCAGGTCTACAATGAGACCATCCGCAAGGCGCTGCAGGAGCAGTTCGGCTACGACAACGACATGCAGGTTCCGCGCCTCGACAAGATCGTGCTGAACATGGGTGTCGGCGAAGCGACCGCCGATTCCAAGAAGCCGTCGGTTGCGGCCGAAGACCTGGCGCTGATCGCCGGCCAGAAGGCCGTCGTCACCCGCGCCCGCAATTCGATCGCTGGCTTCAAGGTCCGCGAGAACATGCCGATCGGCGCCAAGGTCACGCTGCGCAAGGAGCGCATGTACGAGTTCCTCGACCGCCTCGTGAACATCGCGCTGCCGCGCGTCCGCGACTTCCGCGGACTGAACCCCAAGAGCTTCGATGGCCGTGGCAACTACGCCATGGGCATCAAGGAGCACATCGTGTTCCCGGAGATCAACTACGACAAGGTTGATCAGATCTGGGGCATGGACGTCATCGTTTGTACGACTGCGAAGACGGACGACGAAGCCAGGGCATTGCTCAAGGCCTTCAACTTCCCCTTCCGCCAGTAA
- the rpsC gene encoding 30S ribosomal protein S3 has product MGQKVNPIGLRLGINRTWDSRWFANTGEYGKLLHEDIKIRKYLEKELKQAAISKVVIERPHKKCRVTIHAARPGLIIGKKGADIEKLRKKLMEMTKSETHLNIVEVRKPEIDATLVAQSIAQQLERRIAFRRAMKRAVQSAMRLGAEGIRINCSGRLGGAEIARMEWYREGRVPLHTLRADVDYGTAEANTAYGICGVKVWVFKGEILEHDPMASERRATEGDAAHGGGGDRERGRRRENA; this is encoded by the coding sequence ATGGGCCAGAAAGTCAATCCGATCGGTCTTCGCCTCGGCATCAACCGGACCTGGGATTCGCGCTGGTTCGCGAACACCGGCGAGTACGGCAAGCTGCTGCATGAGGACATCAAGATTCGCAAGTATCTTGAGAAGGAACTCAAGCAGGCCGCGATCTCCAAGGTCGTGATCGAGCGCCCGCACAAGAAGTGCCGCGTCACCATCCATGCCGCGCGCCCGGGCCTGATCATCGGCAAGAAGGGCGCCGACATCGAGAAGCTCCGCAAGAAGCTGATGGAGATGACGAAGTCCGAGACGCACCTCAACATCGTCGAAGTGCGCAAGCCGGAAATCGACGCGACCCTGGTCGCCCAGTCGATCGCCCAGCAGCTCGAGCGCCGTATCGCGTTCCGCCGCGCCATGAAGCGCGCCGTGCAGTCGGCGATGCGCCTCGGTGCCGAAGGCATCCGCATCAACTGCTCCGGCCGTCTGGGCGGCGCTGAAATCGCCCGCATGGAGTGGTACCGCGAAGGCCGCGTGCCGCTGCACACGCTGCGCGCCGATGTCGACTACGGCACGGCCGAGGCGAATACGGCGTACGGCATCTGCGGCGTCAAGGTCTGGGTATTCAAGGGCGAGATCCTCGAGCACGACCCGATGGCTTCGGAACGTCGCGCGACCGAGGGTGATGCAGCGCATGGCGGTGGTGGTGATCGCGAACGCGGTCGTCGTCGCGAAAACGCCTGA
- the secY gene encoding preprotein translocase subunit SecY: MASAAEQLASNLNFSAFAKAEDLKKRIWFTIGALLVYRLGTYIPLPGINPDAFAQAFSSQSKGVLGMFNMFAGGAVQRMAIFALGIMPYISASIIMQLMTSVIPSLEALKKEGEQGRKVINQYTRYGTVLLALVQAYGISVGLEGGNGIVSDPGMFFRISTVVTLVGGTMFLMWLGEQITARGIGNGISLIIFSGIVAGLPHAISGTLELGRTGALSTGLILAIIVLAIVVIALIVFFERAQRRLLIQYPKRQVGNRMFQGDTSHLPLKLNTSGVIPPIFASSLLLLPATIAGFSQTTNMPAWASTILASLGHGQPLYMLFYAAMIVFFAFFYTAIVFNPKDTADQLKKHSGFIPGYRPGERTADYIDYVLTRITVVGAIYLVLVCLLPEFLISATGVPFYLGGTSLLIVVSVTLDTVAQIQGHLIAHQYEGLIKKSKLRGGKKAR; the protein is encoded by the coding sequence ATGGCTTCGGCTGCTGAACAACTAGCCTCGAATCTGAATTTCTCGGCCTTCGCCAAGGCGGAGGACCTGAAGAAACGCATCTGGTTCACCATCGGCGCGTTGCTCGTCTACCGCCTCGGCACCTACATCCCGCTTCCCGGCATCAACCCCGACGCCTTCGCCCAGGCATTCTCCTCGCAGAGCAAGGGCGTCCTCGGCATGTTCAACATGTTCGCGGGCGGCGCCGTGCAGCGCATGGCGATCTTCGCGCTCGGCATCATGCCCTACATCTCCGCCTCCATCATCATGCAGCTGATGACCTCGGTCATCCCGTCGCTGGAAGCACTGAAGAAGGAAGGCGAACAGGGCCGCAAGGTCATCAACCAGTACACGCGCTACGGCACGGTGCTGCTCGCACTGGTTCAGGCCTACGGCATTTCGGTGGGCCTGGAAGGCGGTAACGGCATCGTCAGCGATCCCGGCATGTTCTTCCGCATCTCGACCGTCGTCACGCTGGTCGGCGGCACCATGTTCCTGATGTGGCTCGGCGAGCAGATCACCGCGCGCGGCATCGGCAACGGTATTTCGCTGATCATCTTCTCCGGCATCGTCGCGGGCCTGCCGCATGCCATCTCCGGCACGCTGGAACTCGGCCGCACCGGCGCCCTGTCGACCGGCCTGATCCTTGCGATCATCGTTCTGGCCATCGTGGTCATCGCGCTCATAGTGTTCTTCGAGCGCGCCCAGCGCCGCCTGCTGATCCAGTATCCGAAGCGGCAGGTCGGCAATCGCATGTTCCAGGGCGATACCTCGCATTTGCCGCTGAAGCTCAACACGTCGGGCGTCATTCCGCCGATCTTCGCGTCGTCGCTGCTCTTGCTGCCGGCCACCATCGCCGGCTTCTCGCAGACGACCAACATGCCGGCCTGGGCGAGCACCATCCTGGCTTCGCTTGGCCATGGCCAGCCACTCTACATGCTGTTTTATGCGGCGATGATCGTTTTCTTCGCCTTCTTCTACACAGCGATTGTCTTCAACCCGAAGGACACCGCCGACCAGCTCAAGAAGCATTCGGGCTTCATCCCGGGCTATCGTCCGGGCGAGCGCACCGCCGATTATATCGATTACGTTCTCACCCGCATCACCGTCGTCGGCGCCATCTATCTGGTGCTGGTGTGCCTGCTGCCGGAGTTCCTGATCTCGGCGACTGGCGTACCATTCTACCTTGGTGGCACATCGCTTCTGATTGTGGTCAGTGTCACGCTCGATACGGTCGCGCAGATTCAGGGTCACCTGATCGCGCACCAGTATGAAGGCCTGATCAAGAAGTCGAAGCTGCGCGGGGGGAAGAAAGCCAGATGA
- the rplR gene encoding 50S ribosomal protein L18, whose amino-acid sequence MGTKESTQRRAQRVRRQIRKVAGERPRLSVHRTSKNIYVQVIDDAKGHTIAAASTLEKDLKGSLKTGADTAAAAAIGKLIAERATKAGVKEVVFDRGPYIYHGRVKALAEAAREGGLSF is encoded by the coding sequence ATGGGTACCAAGGAATCCACGCAGCGCCGTGCGCAGCGCGTCCGTCGTCAGATCAGGAAGGTCGCCGGCGAGCGGCCGCGTCTGTCGGTCCACCGCACCTCGAAGAACATCTATGTGCAGGTGATCGACGACGCCAAGGGCCACACTATCGCCGCTGCCTCGACGCTGGAGAAGGACCTCAAGGGTTCCCTCAAGACCGGTGCCGACACCGCTGCGGCCGCCGCGATTGGCAAGCTGATCGCCGAGCGCGCGACCAAGGCCGGCGTCAAGGAAGTCGTCTTCGACCGCGGCCCCTACATCTATCACGGCCGTGTCAAGGCCTTGGCTGAAGCTGCTCGCGAAGGCGGTCTCAGCTTCTGA
- the rpsQ gene encoding 30S ribosomal protein S17, translating into MPKRILQGTVVSDKNEKTVVVKVERRFTHPVMKKTVRMTKKYKAHDENNAHKVGDQVFIQESKPISKDKRWIVVSSDQA; encoded by the coding sequence ATGCCAAAGCGCATTCTGCAGGGCACCGTCGTCAGCGACAAGAACGAGAAGACGGTTGTCGTCAAGGTCGAACGGCGCTTCACGCATCCCGTGATGAAGAAGACCGTGCGCATGACCAAGAAGTACAAGGCGCACGACGAGAACAACGCCCACAAGGTTGGCGATCAGGTGTTCATCCAGGAATCGAAGCCGATTTCCAAGGATAAGCGCTGGATCGTTGTGTCTTCGGACCAGGCGTAA
- the rplD gene encoding 50S ribosomal protein L4 encodes MDLKITTLGGKDAGKVKLSEEIFGLDPREDILQRVVRWQLAKKQQGTHKAKGRAEIARTGAKMYKQKGTGRARHHSARAPQFRGGGKAHGPVVRSHEHDLPKKVRALGLKHALSAKAKSASIIVIDELKLTEAKTKALIANFATLGLSNALVIGGAELDKNFKLAATNIPNIDVLPIQGINVYDILRRGTLVLSKAAVEALEERFK; translated from the coding sequence ATGGATCTCAAGATCACAACGCTTGGCGGCAAGGACGCCGGCAAGGTGAAACTCTCCGAGGAGATTTTCGGCCTTGACCCGCGCGAGGACATCCTGCAGCGCGTCGTGCGCTGGCAGCTTGCCAAGAAGCAGCAGGGCACGCACAAGGCCAAGGGCCGCGCCGAAATCGCGCGCACCGGCGCCAAGATGTACAAGCAGAAGGGTACGGGCCGCGCCCGTCACCACTCGGCACGCGCTCCGCAGTTCCGCGGCGGCGGCAAGGCCCACGGCCCGGTCGTTCGCAGCCACGAGCACGACCTGCCGAAAAAGGTGCGTGCTCTGGGCTTGAAGCATGCTCTCTCGGCCAAGGCCAAGAGCGCGTCGATCATCGTCATCGACGAGCTGAAGCTGACCGAGGCCAAGACCAAGGCGCTGATCGCGAATTTCGCGACGCTGGGCCTGAGCAATGCCCTGGTGATCGGTGGTGCCGAGCTTGACAAGAACTTCAAGCTGGCCGCGACCAACATCCCCAACATCGACGTGCTGCCCATCCAGGGCATCAACGTCTACGACATTTTGCGCCGCGGCACGCTGGTCCTTTCCAAGGCCGCCGTCGAGGCTCTCGAGGAGCGCTTTAAATGA
- the rpsH gene encoding 30S ribosomal protein S8, which translates to MSLSDPLGDMLTRIRNAYGRKKSSVSTPASRLRTRVLDVLKAEGYIRDYSQTDFDNGKSEIEIELKYFDGAPVVREIARVSKPGRRVYVSAKSIPHVANGLGIAILSTPKGVMADHEAREQNVGGEILCQIF; encoded by the coding sequence ATGTCATTGAGCGATCCTCTCGGCGATATGCTGACCCGCATCCGCAACGCCTACGGCCGCAAGAAGTCGAGTGTCTCGACGCCGGCCTCGCGTTTGCGCACCCGCGTCCTCGACGTGCTGAAGGCTGAAGGCTATATCCGCGACTACAGCCAGACCGACTTCGACAACGGCAAGTCCGAAATCGAAATCGAGCTGAAGTATTTCGATGGCGCGCCAGTCGTGCGCGAAATCGCCCGCGTTTCGAAGCCGGGCCGCCGCGTTTACGTCTCGGCCAAGTCGATCCCGCACGTCGCCAACGGCCTCGGCATCGCCATCCTTTCGACGCCGAAGGGCGTGATGGCCGATCACGAGGCACGCGAACAGAACGTCGGTGGCGAGATTCTCTGCCAGATTTTCTGA